A window of Haloarcula taiwanensis genomic DNA:
GGGCCGTCGACGGCCGGACCATGCACCTGTTCCACATCGAGGGTGCGGGCGGCGGCCACGCGCCGGACATCATGGAGATGGTCGGCGAGCCGAACATGCTCCCGTCGTCGACCAATCCGTCGATGCCCTACACCGACAACACGTTCGACGAGCACCTCGACATGGTGATGGTGTGTCACCACCTCAACCCCGACGTGCCAGAGGACGTGGCCTTCGCAGAGTCGCGGGTGCGGGCGGAGACCATCGCCGCCGAGGACGTCTTGCACGACATGGGGGCCATCTCGATGATGACCTCCGACTCACAGGCGATGGGGCGGATGGCCGAGGTCATCCCGCGCACCTGGCAGACCGCCTCGAAGATGAAGTCCCAGCGCGGGCCGCTCCCCGAGGACGAGGGGACCGGCGCGGACAACCACCGCATCAAGCGCTACATCTCGAAGTACACCATCAACCCCGCCATCTCTGCGGGCATCGACGAGTACGTCGGGACGCTGGAACCGGGGAAACTGGCCGACATCTGCCTCTGGGACCCCGCCTTCTTCGGCGTCAAGCCGGCGATGACGTTCAAGGGCGGCTTCCCGGTCCACTCCGAGATGGGCGAGGCCAACGGCTCGCTGATGACCTGCGAGCCCATCATCCAGCGCGAGCGGGCCGGCGCGGTCGGCAAGGCCAGACACGCCCTCTCGCTGTCGTTCGTCTCCCCGGCGGCCGCCGAGGCCGGCGTCGGCGAGGAGTACGGGCTCGACTCCCGCGTCGTGCCGATAGAGGGCGCGCGAACGCCCGGCAAGGACGACATGGTGTACAACGACTACTGCCCCGACGACATCGAGGTCGACCCCGAGACGTTCGAGGTCCGGGTCGACGGCGAACACGTCACCTGCGAACCGTCCTCCGAACTACCACTCGCACAGCGGTACCTGCTATGAAACTCACAGCCAAAGAACAGGAGCGACTCACGGTCTTTACCGCCGCAGAGGTCGCGCGACGCCGCAAGGAACGCGGCGTCCCGCTGAACCACCCCGAAGCCGTCGCCTACATCAGCGACTGGTGCATCGAGCGCGGCCGCGACGGTCAGTCCGTCGCCGAAATCCGGTCGGGCGCGTCGAAACTGCTCGGCCGCGAGGACGTGATGGACGGCGTCCCGGAGATGATCGACATGATTCAGGTCGAACCGGTGTTCCCCGACGGGACGAAACTCGTCACGGTTCACGACCCGATTCGCTCCGACAGTGTCGGGGCGGCCGACAGCGAGAGCGAGGACGCGGCGGCCGACGGCGGCGACGCCGCGACGGAGGCCGAGGAGTGAGCCTCACGCACCGCGACGTGGCGACGGTCGGCATCGGCGGCCCGGTCGGCTCCGGGAAGACGTCGCTGTTGACCGCGCTCGTCCCGAAACTGCGTGAGCAGGGCCTGGACGTGGGCGTCATCGCCAACGACATCCTGACCCAGGAGGACGCCGACGTGCTCCGCGAGCGGTTCGCCGGGGTCGTCCCCGAGGACCTCGTCGCCGGCGTCGAGACCGGCGCGTGCCCGCACACGGGCATCCGCGAGGACCCGTCGATGAACCTCCAGCAGATAGACGCCTTCCTCGCCGAGCACCCGGAACTGGACCTCGTGTTGGTCGAGAGCGGCGGCGACAACCTCGCGGCGACGTTCAACCCCGAACTCGCCGACTACTCGCTGTACGTCATCTCCGTCGCCGAGGGCGAGGACATCCCCCGCAAGCGCGGGCCGGGGGTCGTCGACTGTGACCTGCTCGTCGTCAACAAGACCGACCTCGCGCCCCACGTCGGCGTCGACCTCGACGTGATGGAGCGGGACGCCGACGAGGTCCGGGACGGCCCCGTCGTCTTCACCAACTGCAAGGACGAGACAAACGTCGACGAGGTGCTGTCACACGTCCGGGAGGGGGTGCTGTTCGCCTGATGGCCGCCGACGCGCCCCATCCGGCGTTCGAGGGGTACGCGACCGAGGCCGTCCCGCAGGCCGCCGTGGGGTCGCCGGGCAAGGACGGGGTGCTCGAACTGACCTTCGAGCGGACCGGCGACGGGACGACCCTGGTCCACGACTACGCGACGGTCCCGTTCCACATCTCGGGGACGCTGGGCCACGACCCCCTCCCCGAGGCCGACACCGTCTTCGTCCAGTCGCCGACCGGCGGCGTCGCACAGGGCGACCGCCACGACGTGACCGTCGAGGTCGGCGAGGACGCCGTCGCCCACGTCTCGACCCAGAGTTCGACGAAGGTCCAGACGATGACGTGTAACTACGCCGCCGCCGAGACGACCCTCAGCGTCGGTGCCGACGCCCACCTGGACTACGTGCCCGAGCCGACGATTCTCCACGCCGACTCGCGGTACCTGCAGGAGCTGTCGGTCGAGTTGGCCCCCGGCGCGACCGCCGTCGTCAGCGACGTGGTCGTCCCCGGACGACTCGCCCGCGGCGAGCGCTTCGAGTTCGAGCGGTACCTCTCCCGCGTGCGTGCAGACGGGCCGGACGGCCTCCTGTTCGAGGACGCGACGCACCTGACGCCGGCCGACGGCGACCCCACGGCCCCCGGCGTCCTCGGCGAGTTCACCGTCTACGGGACGGCGTTTGTCCTCGCGCCCGACCGCGACGAGGGCGAACTGAGCGACGCCTTGCACGCGGTCGTCGCCGACGGCGAGGCCCGGGCCGGCGCGACGGCGCTCCCGAACGGTGCCGGCGTCGCGGTCCGTGCCCTCGGCGACCGGGCCGAGACCGTGCAGTCGACGCTGCACGCGGCCTGGGACCACGCCCGACGGGAGTTGCTGGACGTGCCCGCGCCGTCCGGGAGGAAGTACTGATGCTGGTCGCGGACACCTACCTCGGCCACCGCGACGACGAGGCCGTCGCCGAGGCGGTCGACGGGTCGGACCACGCGACGGTCGTGCTCTCGGACACCGAACGGCGGCGCTCGCGGGTGCGCACCGAGACGACGGCCGGCCGGGACCTCGGTATCGTGGTCGCCCGCGACCTCGCGGACGGCGACGTGTTGGAAGCCGACGGCGGCACCCTCGTCGTCGTCGAACTCGCCGCGGTCGAGGCCCTGGTGCTCGATTTCGCCGCCAGCGACGTGTCATCGACCGCGGCGCTGGAGGTCGGTCACGCGGTCGGGAACAGGCACTGGAACCTCGCGGTCCGCGGCGAAGAGGCCCTGTTCCCGGTCACTGAGTCGAAATCGAGGATGGAGGCCACGGTGGCCGACCTGCTCCCTGCGGACGTGCCGACGCGGTACGAGCACGTGCCGCCGACCACCTTTGACGATGACGAGGTCGACCACACCCACGGTGACGGGGGTCACGGAGGCCACAGTCACGGCGGCCGCGCCCACGACCACGGCGTCCGCACTATCGACGGAGAAGAGCAGTGAGCGACGCTGCAACGCTCGAATCGTTCCGGCTGGCGGATTCGTTCTTGCCGGTCGGGACCTACACTGTCTCCTACGGGCTGGAACAGTTCATTCAAGACGACCGGGTCGAGGACGCGACCGACCTCGAAGCGCTCCTGTCGACGTACCTCCGCCGGCAGGTCGGCCCCGCCGAACTCGTCGCGTTACGGGCCGCACACGCTGCCGCCAGCGGCGGTGACCTCGATGAGGTCTGCCGGGCCGACCGGCGGCTTTCGGCCGTGACGCTGGCCGCGGAGTTCCGCGAGAGCGCCCAGCAGTCCGGCGACCGACTGCTCTCACTCCAGACGGAACTGCGCGACGAGGCCATGCTGGACCGCTACGCGGAGCGCGTCGACGCCGACGACGCGCCCGGGAACTACGCCGTCGTGCTCGGCGTTGCGACGGGACTGGCCGGCGTCGCCGTCCGCGAGGCCTGCCTGCTGTGCTGTCACGGCTTCGTTACTGGACTGCTCGGCGCGGCTCAGCGGCTCCTCTCGCTTGGCCACACGGACGCCCAGCGGATTCTGGACGACCTGCAGCCGGTGATGACGGCCGCAGTCGTGGAGAGCGCTGACCGGGGGCTGGACGAGATGGCTCCGTTTGCCCCCCTCGTAGACGTACTGGCCGCCGACCACGAACGGGCAGAGCGCCGGCTGTTCGCCAGTTGACGGCCAGACGTTCGAGCGCAACAGGTCGGCCAGTACTGTTCCCGGACAGGCTCTCAGAGGAAAGAAGAAACCGGGGGAGTTCGGGTGTCAGGGCTGGCCCGTTATTCAGCACTCGCGACGAGCAGAAATGTCTCCGGCCGCACAGCTGCGAACTCAACCGTGAACTCGTGCTGTCGGAGCGCGTCCGTCGCCTCGTCAGCGGAAAATCGTTCATCGACGGGCGGCCCACTGTGACCACTGCCGGAAGCCGCCCAATCGGCGACAGCGAACGTTCCGCCAGATTTGAGCACTCGTGCAACCTCGTTTAGCGCCCCGTCGCTAGCGAACTCGTGGTACGTCATCGTCGAGAACGCCCCATCAAGGCCGGCAGTATCGAACGGGAGGTCATCGACCGCGCTCGTCACAAGATCGACGTTGTCGGGGACACCTTTCTCCCGGTAGTAGTCGTGCATCGCCTCCTGGATATCCACGGCGTACACGTGGTCAACGGCCGATGCAACATCGTCGGTGTAGAAACCAGTCCCACTCCCGAGGTCCGCGACCGTGTCGTCCCGATTGGCCGACAACGCCCAGCGGAGCTCTTCCGCGGAGAGAAATCGGTACCGTTGCTGTGCGTCTTCGAGCTTGTCGGCCCGGTCGGCGTCGAACGTGTGATACCCCATGTTAGAGGTTCTGGAACGCCTCGTCAACGATTTCGCCGGTGTCAGCCACGATGTCTGCCATCTCCTCGTTGTGGGGGGCCATTCCAACGAGGCGAGCAATACGCATAATCGAAACGTGATAGACGCGCTGTTGTTCGGGTTCTTCCTCCCAGATGACGACGTTGCAGGCCATGAGTGCGCCGAGTTTGTTGTCCGTCGCGTCGAGAGCACGGTCAGCGACCTCGGGATTGCAGGCACCCAGCACGTAGTATGGGTCACGGTCCGCGTCAATCTTCTCGTTGAGCATCTCAGACGGCGAGAATTCGACGGGGACCCCGAATCCAGCGTCGGTAAACACGTCCCGGACGTGTTCGATAGCGTCCTCGTGGCTCATTTCGAGCGTCGCCTGTTGTTCACCGATGTCTTCAGGGTCGATCTGACTCGGGTCGATTGGGAGCGTCATTCGTGTATTGTATTGTGGCTACAGAACAAAATCTCTTCGGGTGCACGTCAGCGGCGTGAGCCGTTCTCGCAGATCTTGAATCAGACGAATCGGTCGCTACATATTGAGGGTGTGACTGTCATCTGTGGGCTGAATATAGGTATCGTCCAGCCACTCAGGAGTGATGTAGATGTAGAGTGGCACGGAAACTGCGCCGTGAGCGAGTGCTACCGAGCTACCGCGCTGGGTCTGTCCTTGGAATCCCGCGCCAACGCTCTCAGGAAGAACCGGTCGTGTGAAAAGTGGGCAGCAATACCACAAATACAGTGGTATCAAAGGTTCAGCCACGGGTACGACTCAATCGTTCTCCGCCACAAAGACGACATGAGCGGTTGAGTAAGCAGCACCGGGTGTGTCGAGGCCGGGGAGTGAAACTGGCACGACACCGCGACGGGGGAGACTGCCTTGACGGTAAAAGTCGTGTCACTTGTATGACTGTGCTCCCACCCACTCGTTAGCTAGCAGCTTTTGCGTGCATTTGTGCGAACTGTACACAAGTCTTTTAACCGCGTAGCGGCTACGAAGACGTGATAACAATGCCAGATTCGATGTCTGAACAACTCCGACAGGACATGCAGTGCGAGGGGCTATTGGAATGTTTCCACGGCCTCAAGGAACTCGATAAAGAGTGCTTTCGAGCGCTCGTCGAGGCTGACGAACCGCTGACCGTCGACGAGCTCGCCGAAGCAGTCGACCGAGAGCGCTCGACCGCGTATCGCGCCGTCCAGCGGCTCCTCCAGACGGGCTTCATCGAGAAAGACCAGATCAACTACGATCAAGGCGGCTACTACCACGTCTACTCGCCGACAGACCCGTCACAGATCGCAGACGAGATGCAGCGGATGCTCAACGACTGGTACGCAAAGATGGGGCAACTGATTCAGGAGTTCGAAAACAAGTACGAACAGGCTGAGTCCACGGCCCCTACTGTCGAAAGCTAACGACGCCCCTCTATCGTACCCTGGCTCCCGCGCCGCGTCGATTTGTACCTGTGGCGACGTATATTTTTACGGTGTCTGTCCGGCATTCAATAATTCATAGTATTGTGCTTTCTGTGCAAACACTTATTTATCGCAAACGCCTATGATATATCGATGACAACCGATACTCCGTCCGACACCGAGATGGCCGCGACGAACGAACCGCTTCACATTGACGGAGCGGACCAACTCAACGATGTCATCGGCAAGCACAATGTCGTCCTCGTGGATTTTTATGCCGACTGGTGTGGCCCGTGCCAGATGCTCGAACCGGTAGTCAAGACGCTAGCCGCGGAAACCGATGCGACCGTAGCCAAGGTCGATGTCGACGCCAACCAGCAACTCGCTCAGTCGTATGGTGTCCGGGGCGTCCCAACACTCATTCTGTTCGCCGACGGTGAGCAGGTCGAAGAGATCGTCGGCGTCAGAGGCGAAGCTGACCTCCGAGCGCTTATCGAGTCCTACACTGAATAGAATCGCATTTCTACACCGTCGAATAAGGAAAGTATCGCGACGACTGAGTCGAGCACGTGAGGTCGACCACCGTCGACGACGAGTCTGAGAAGCCGAGTCGCCCGCCATCCGCCAGCACGCGGTTGCCCTCTGTGGGCTCAGCTCACTCACTGTCCGACTGATCTTGGTTTATAAATACTTGGTGCGAGTTCAACCCCGGTGCACGCACCCACTCGTAATATATTGTCGGGTCCGCTATTACGCCACGTAATGACAAAAGCAGCCATCATCATCCTCGCAGGGACGGAGGGACACGAAAACCTCGGCCGGCTCGCAAACGGCCTCGAAGCCGCAGCGGAGTTCGCACAGAACGATGAAGACGACCTCGAACTCATCTTCGACGGGGCCGGAACACAGTGGATTCCGGAACTCGAAGACGAGGACAGCGACTACCACGAACTGTATCAGAGTCTCAAGGATGACGTTGCAGTCTGTGACTACTGTTCCGGCGCGTTCGGCGTCGAAGACGCCGTCGACGACGCCGGGCTTGTCACGCTGGACGACCACGACGGCCACCCGAGCATCCGCTCACTCGTCGACGACGACTACGAGGTCATCACCTTCTAATTCCGACAGCAGAGGTCCAATCGCGCTGTATCGACCCACAGCGCGGCTGAATCGAAGGCCGTCCGTGTCTTTCACGGGAACCACCGGACAGCCAATTCGAATCCGCTCCGGACACAAATATTCACAGTGGTCTCTGCAGTTACCCATTTCTCACTCAACACTAAGTACTGCAGCGACGCAACGGACTGTATGACAGACCCGTTCGTAGTCATCGGTGGCGACGCAGCCGGGCTAAGCGCCGCGAGCAAGTTCGCCCGTGAGGCACCGGACCGTGGCGTGATTGTCTTCGAGAAGGGTGAGTGGGTGTCCTACGCCCACTGCGGGACGCCGTACTACGTGAAGGGAACTGTCGAGCGGCTGACTGACCTCCTCTCGCTGTCGCCCGAGCAGGCGGCCGAACGAGGTATCGACCTTCGCCGGGACCACGAGGTCGTCAGCGTCGATACCGATGCCGAGACGGTCACCGTCGCGCACGACGGCGAGACGTTCGACCAGCCATACGGCGACCTGCTCGTCGCGACAGGTGCACACGCCGTGACTGGACCGATCGCAGGGGCGGACCTCGACGGCGCGTTCACGATGCACGGGCTGGACTCGGCCGCCGCAGTCCGCGCCGCGCTGTCCGGACCTGACGACGACGCCGTCGACACGAGTATCGAATACGTCGATACGGCGCTCGTCAAAAAGTATACCGACTGGGAGCCACCCGAGCGCGTCGCCATCGTCGGCGGCGGCTACGTCGGCGTGGAGATGGCCGAGGCGTTCCGCGCCCACGACGTGGAGACGCACCTCTTCCAGCGGTCGGGCCACCTCCTGCCGCCGTTCGGGGAAGCAGTGGGCGAGCGCGTTGCCGACCACCTCCGGGAGCAGGGCGTGACGCTGCATCTGAACACCGCTGTAGACGAACTCGTCGGCGACGAAAACGGGCGTGTTGCGTCAGTCGCTCACGACAGCGGCACCACCGATATGGGCCTCGCACTGGTCGGTATCGGCATCCGGCCGAACACCGCACTCGTCACAGACACACCGGTTGAACTGGGTGGTTCCGGGGCGATAGCGGTCGACGAGTACGGGGCGACGAACGTCGATGGCGTCTACGCCGCCGGGGACTGCGCCGAGGACCGCCACGCCGTGACCGATGCGCCCGACTGGGTTCCGCTCGGACTGACTGCGAACCGGGCCGGTCGCGCAATCGGGCAGACCGTCGCTGGTGACCCCTCCCTCGTCGGCGATATCGCCGGGACAGCCGTCGTGAAGGCGTTCGACCTCGAATGCGGGCGCGTCGGCCTCCTCGACCACGAAGAGGCCAGCGCTGCCGGGTTCGACCCGGTATCGAAAACAGTCACCGCCGGCTCCCGGTCAGGGTACTACCCCGGCGGCGACGACACCGACGTGACATTGGTCGCAGACCGGAAGAGCGGTCGCCTGCTGGGCGGTGCAATCGTCGGCGAAGACCGAGCGGCGATACGTATCGACACGCTCGCGACGGCCATCGAGGCTGATATGACTGTCGACGAACTGGAACGACTTGACCTGGCGTACGCGCCGCCGTTCAGCCCCGTCTGGGACCCGGTGCTGGTCGCCGCGAAGGTGCTCAACGGACACCTCTAGGGGCCACGGCTCAGAGCGTTACAGACGCTTCACGCCGCTGGCGACAGCGAGGTACAGCGGCAAGGCGAGCAAGAGAGCCCCACCGATCAACCCCCAGTCGGCGAAGCCGAGCGGGACCGTCCCGAAGTAGGTGTTGAGAGGAGTGTACAGGACGGCGAGCTGCAGGAGTACCGACCCACAAACGGCGGAGGCCAGCCACCGGTTCGACAGTTGCGGTGTCTCCCGGAGCCAGCGAATCACGTGCAGTTTCTCGAATTCGAGGAAGACGAACCCGGTGAACACCATCGTCATCGCGTAAGGCGTGACTGTGGGTGCGCCTGCAAGCGTGACCAGTAGCAGCCCGAGCATTACGGCTGTCGAAATGACTCCCGTGCCCCCGATGAGTGCGAGCATCTCGCGGTCGATGATGCCCCGGTCCGGGTCTCTGGGCGGCCGCTGCATCACGTCGCCGCTTTTCGGGTCGGCCCCAAGCGCGAGCGCTGGCAGTCCGTCAGTCAGGAGATTAATCCACAGCAATTGTACCGCCGGCAAGACGAGGTAGCCAAAGAGCGAGGCGAGAAAGACGATAGCCACTTCTGCCACATTGGCACTCAGCAGGTACCCGACGAACTTCCAGACGTTGTCGAAGATCGCCCGTCCGCGCTCGATTGCCCGCTCGATTGTCGCGTAGTTATCGTCCAGCAGGATAACATCGCTGGCCTGTTTGGCCACGTCAGTTCCGCGGACGCCCATTGCGACGCCGATATCGGCGTTTTTCAGCGCCGGTGCGTCGTTGACCCCGTCGCCAGTCATTGCGACGGTATGGCCGTTCGCCTGTAACGCTTGCAGAATCCGTACTTTGTGCTCCGGAGACGTGCGTGCGAACACGTCCACAGACTCGACGCGGTCACGGAGCGCTGCCTCGGAGCAATCCTCGACGTCGCGGCCGTCCATCACGCGCTCGCCGATCCCGAGTTTGCCGGCGATGGCCGCGGCGGTCCGGACGTTGTCCCCGGTCACCATCTTCACGCCGACGCCGGCACGCTCAGTCGCCGCAATCGCGTCGGCGACCTCTCCACGGGCCGGGTCGATCATGCCGAGCAGCCCGGCGAAGATCAGGTCGTCGCTGATATCGTCGGCCCGCCCGGTTGTGTCATCGCGTTCGACCACGTCGGCGTCCGCTGAGTACGCCACGGCGAGCACCCTGAGCGCGTCGTCAGCGAACGCTCTGACTTGCCCCCTGATCTGCTCGGCGCTGTCGGCCGTTAGGTCCGCCGGTCCAGTGTCGGTGAGGACACGGGCGCACTTCGAGAGGATGACTTCGGGTGCGCCTTTGACGTAGACCGTGTCATCGTGCACAGTGCCCATCCACTTGCGCTCCGAGGAGAACGGTATCTCGTCTGTTCTCGGGTTCGCTTCACGGAGACGTTCGACGTTGATGCCGGACTCATCAGCCGCCATGACGATGGCCTGCTCCGTCGGGTCGCCCTCTTCGAGGGTCGCATCGCTACACAGTGTCCCTGCACGCAGCACTTTGGCAACGCGGTCCGGCAAGGATTCCCCGTCTATCTCGCCAGTGTCGACAACGGCGTTGTTGACCCAGATCCGACTAACTGACATTCGCCCCTCGGTCAGCGTCCCGGTCTTGTCCGTACAGATGACATCGACGGAGCCCAGCGCCTCGACGGCGGGCAAGCGCCGCACGAGCGCGTTCTCGTCGGCCATTTTCCGGACACCGAGGGCCAGCGTTAGCGTCACCACCGCTGGAAGGCCTTCCGGAACCGCAGCCACCGCGAGTGATATCGCGGTGAGTGCCGCCTGAACCAGTTCGGTCCCCTGGAGGACGAGAAGAGGGACAACGAGCGCAGCAAGA
This region includes:
- a CDS encoding urease subunit alpha, whose amino-acid sequence is MTRDIDRENYAELYGPTEGDKVRLGDTELFAEVEKDLRTHGDEAVFGGGKTLRDGLGMAPGVTQAEGALDWVLTNATIIDPVLGIVAADIGIRNGEIAGIGKAGNPDTMDGVDMVVGPSTDVYPAEGKIATAGGLDIHIHFNSAQLHENALSGGITTMLGGGYGGGATTTTTGPENIKRFLQAAEAWPVNVGFYGKGNASEPGPLREQVAAGACGLKLHEDWGSTPETIDTCLEVAEDEDVQVCMHTDTLNEAGFLENTFGAVDGRTMHLFHIEGAGGGHAPDIMEMVGEPNMLPSSTNPSMPYTDNTFDEHLDMVMVCHHLNPDVPEDVAFAESRVRAETIAAEDVLHDMGAISMMTSDSQAMGRMAEVIPRTWQTASKMKSQRGPLPEDEGTGADNHRIKRYISKYTINPAISAGIDEYVGTLEPGKLADICLWDPAFFGVKPAMTFKGGFPVHSEMGEANGSLMTCEPIIQRERAGAVGKARHALSLSFVSPAAAEAGVGEEYGLDSRVVPIEGARTPGKDDMVYNDYCPDDIEVDPETFEVRVDGEHVTCEPSSELPLAQRYLL
- a CDS encoding urease subunit gamma, whose product is MKLTAKEQERLTVFTAAEVARRRKERGVPLNHPEAVAYISDWCIERGRDGQSVAEIRSGASKLLGREDVMDGVPEMIDMIQVEPVFPDGTKLVTVHDPIRSDSVGAADSESEDAAADGGDAATEAEE
- a CDS encoding urease accessory protein UreG, whose product is MSLTHRDVATVGIGGPVGSGKTSLLTALVPKLREQGLDVGVIANDILTQEDADVLRERFAGVVPEDLVAGVETGACPHTGIREDPSMNLQQIDAFLAEHPELDLVLVESGGDNLAATFNPELADYSLYVISVAEGEDIPRKRGPGVVDCDLLVVNKTDLAPHVGVDLDVMERDADEVRDGPVVFTNCKDETNVDEVLSHVREGVLFA
- a CDS encoding urease accessory protein UreD, with amino-acid sequence MAADAPHPAFEGYATEAVPQAAVGSPGKDGVLELTFERTGDGTTLVHDYATVPFHISGTLGHDPLPEADTVFVQSPTGGVAQGDRHDVTVEVGEDAVAHVSTQSSTKVQTMTCNYAAAETTLSVGADAHLDYVPEPTILHADSRYLQELSVELAPGATAVVSDVVVPGRLARGERFEFERYLSRVRADGPDGLLFEDATHLTPADGDPTAPGVLGEFTVYGTAFVLAPDRDEGELSDALHAVVADGEARAGATALPNGAGVAVRALGDRAETVQSTLHAAWDHARRELLDVPAPSGRKY
- a CDS encoding urease accessory protein UreE; amino-acid sequence: MLVADTYLGHRDDEAVAEAVDGSDHATVVLSDTERRRSRVRTETTAGRDLGIVVARDLADGDVLEADGGTLVVVELAAVEALVLDFAASDVSSTAALEVGHAVGNRHWNLAVRGEEALFPVTESKSRMEATVADLLPADVPTRYEHVPPTTFDDDEVDHTHGDGGHGGHSHGGRAHDHGVRTIDGEEQ
- a CDS encoding urease accessory protein UreF; translated protein: MSDAATLESFRLADSFLPVGTYTVSYGLEQFIQDDRVEDATDLEALLSTYLRRQVGPAELVALRAAHAAASGGDLDEVCRADRRLSAVTLAAEFRESAQQSGDRLLSLQTELRDEAMLDRYAERVDADDAPGNYAVVLGVATGLAGVAVREACLLCCHGFVTGLLGAAQRLLSLGHTDAQRILDDLQPVMTAAVVESADRGLDEMAPFAPLVDVLAADHERAERRLFAS
- a CDS encoding SAM-dependent methyltransferase, producing MGYHTFDADRADKLEDAQQRYRFLSAEELRWALSANRDDTVADLGSGTGFYTDDVASAVDHVYAVDIQEAMHDYYREKGVPDNVDLVTSAVDDLPFDTAGLDGAFSTMTYHEFASDGALNEVARVLKSGGTFAVADWAASGSGHSGPPVDERFSADEATDALRQHEFTVEFAAVRPETFLLVASAE
- a CDS encoding transcriptional regulator, giving the protein MPDSMSEQLRQDMQCEGLLECFHGLKELDKECFRALVEADEPLTVDELAEAVDRERSTAYRAVQRLLQTGFIEKDQINYDQGGYYHVYSPTDPSQIADEMQRMLNDWYAKMGQLIQEFENKYEQAESTAPTVES
- a CDS encoding thioredoxin; amino-acid sequence: MTTDTPSDTEMAATNEPLHIDGADQLNDVIGKHNVVLVDFYADWCGPCQMLEPVVKTLAAETDATVAKVDVDANQQLAQSYGVRGVPTLILFADGEQVEEIVGVRGEADLRALIESYTE
- a CDS encoding pyridine nucleotide-disulfide oxidoreductase, whose product is MTDPFVVIGGDAAGLSAASKFAREAPDRGVIVFEKGEWVSYAHCGTPYYVKGTVERLTDLLSLSPEQAAERGIDLRRDHEVVSVDTDAETVTVAHDGETFDQPYGDLLVATGAHAVTGPIAGADLDGAFTMHGLDSAAAVRAALSGPDDDAVDTSIEYVDTALVKKYTDWEPPERVAIVGGGYVGVEMAEAFRAHDVETHLFQRSGHLLPPFGEAVGERVADHLREQGVTLHLNTAVDELVGDENGRVASVAHDSGTTDMGLALVGIGIRPNTALVTDTPVELGGSGAIAVDEYGATNVDGVYAAGDCAEDRHAVTDAPDWVPLGLTANRAGRAIGQTVAGDPSLVGDIAGTAVVKAFDLECGRVGLLDHEEASAAGFDPVSKTVTAGSRSGYYPGGDDTDVTLVADRKSGRLLGGAIVGEDRAAIRIDTLATAIEADMTVDELERLDLAYAPPFSPVWDPVLVAAKVLNGHL
- a CDS encoding calcium-translocating P-type ATPase, PMCA-type — translated: MSEAAHTQPTADVLSGLDSESAGLSASEARSRRDRHGENEITQGSKRTPLDIAVAQFDSGLIWVLVAAAILSVWAGHAVDAVLIAVIVVGNGLFGFVQDYRAEGTLESLRELTAPTATVRRDGKSVEVDATELVPGDVIELESGDVVPADGRLIDCQSLEVDEAALTGESTPVAKGTEPVGTDTPLAEREPMVYKGTNVTRGSAVAVITTTGMNTEVGSIARKLAGTEETDTPLQTELDALGRTLGIGVIALAALVVPLLVLQGTELVQAALTAISLAVAAVPEGLPAVVTLTLALGVRKMADENALVRRLPAVEALGSVDVICTDKTGTLTEGRMSVSRIWVNNAVVDTGEIDGESLPDRVAKVLRAGTLCSDATLEEGDPTEQAIVMAADESGINVERLREANPRTDEIPFSSERKWMGTVHDDTVYVKGAPEVILSKCARVLTDTGPADLTADSAEQIRGQVRAFADDALRVLAVAYSADADVVERDDTTGRADDISDDLIFAGLLGMIDPARGEVADAIAATERAGVGVKMVTGDNVRTAAAIAGKLGIGERVMDGRDVEDCSEAALRDRVESVDVFARTSPEHKVRILQALQANGHTVAMTGDGVNDAPALKNADIGVAMGVRGTDVAKQASDVILLDDNYATIERAIERGRAIFDNVWKFVGYLLSANVAEVAIVFLASLFGYLVLPAVQLLWINLLTDGLPALALGADPKSGDVMQRPPRDPDRGIIDREMLALIGGTGVISTAVMLGLLLVTLAGAPTVTPYAMTMVFTGFVFLEFEKLHVIRWLRETPQLSNRWLASAVCGSVLLQLAVLYTPLNTYFGTVPLGFADWGLIGGALLLALPLYLAVASGVKRL